Proteins encoded within one genomic window of Macrobrachium nipponense isolate FS-2020 chromosome 9, ASM1510439v2, whole genome shotgun sequence:
- the LOC135218278 gene encoding uncharacterized histidine-rich protein DDB_G0274557-like — MQFLVLALLVAFACASEIEKREAEPSYGGYGHLSYHHRPSYGHGYSHHYHKRSVDPEPGHFYGYHPVSYGYSHHYHKRSADPEPKAEPSYGRGHYYAYHPATHTYSHHYY, encoded by the exons ATGCAGTTTTTG GTGCTTGCACTCTTAGTGGCATTTGCTTGCGCTTCTGAAATAGAGAAGCGAGAGGCGGAGCCAAGTTATGGAGGATATGGCCACTTAAGCTACCATCACCGTCCTTCCTATGGGCATGGCTACTCTCATCACTACCATAAGCGGTCTGTTGatcctgaacctggccacttctaTGGGTATCACCCAGTCAGCTATGGCTACTCTCATCACTACCATAAGCGATCTGCTGATCCTGAGCCAAAAGCTGAACCTTCCTATGGCAGAGGTCACTATTATGCATATCACCCAGCGACCCATACCTATTCCCATCACTATTATTAG